The Prunus persica cultivar Lovell chromosome G7, Prunus_persica_NCBIv2, whole genome shotgun sequence genome has a segment encoding these proteins:
- the LOC18770333 gene encoding inactive protein RESTRICTED TEV MOVEMENT 2 has product METKLAANDEQCYEVFEPFCQWKKEEGLDILKVHLPGFKRQDVRVQINNKGILTISGKQSMEEETASPPSRFLKEIKISTNCNTSGIRAKFSNGILSISMPKKVTNLSTQLSGSGDKIKAAEIATWSSINYYLLGLRSKVLSKEMVLKMAGVALGMALGGYAVYRYPKSACVQN; this is encoded by the exons ATGGAAACCAAGCTTGCAGCAAACGATGAGCAGTGTTACGAGGTCTTTGAACCGTTTTGCCAgtggaagaaagaggaaggaCTTGACATTCTTAAAGTTCATCTACCAG GTTTCAAAAGGCAAGATGTCAGAGTTCAAATCAACAACAAGGGCATCCTAACCATTAGTGGAAAGCAATCTATGGAAGAAGAAACTGCATCTCCACCCAGCCGCTTCCTCAAAGAGATCAAAATTTCTACAAATTGTAATACGAGTGGAATCCGTGCTAAGTTTTCGAATGGAATTCTTTCCATATCTATGCCTAAGAAAGTGACAAACCTTTCAACACAATTATCAGGCAGCGGAGACAAGATTAAGGCCGCTGAAATTGCTACATGGTCgtcaattaattactatttacttGGTTTAAGAAGCAAAGTTTTAAGCAAGGAGATGGTTCTGAAGATGGCGGGGGTCGCTCTGGGAATGGCTCTTGGAGGTTATGCAGTATATAGATATCCAAAGTCAGCTTGTGTCCAAAACTGA
- the LOC18770105 gene encoding inactive protein RESTRICTED TEV MOVEMENT 2 codes for MDSNGEVVSIIRSYEDFMPYCKFQREERYDTYQIPLHGFKIAQFNVCLNEEKETINIEGQRPVDGTRWIRFRQEFKVPCDVYNTKDIHARFGYGVLSIRLPKKKPSNDASDSVVNKSLLSRLKTSKMAILRIAIAVVVGVAVGGYVIFKCFPSKHAIEKH; via the exons ATGGATTCCAACGGTGAAGTCGTTAGCATTATACGTTCTTATGAGGATTTCATGCCTTACTGCAAGTTCCAAAGAGAGGAACGATACGATACATACCAGATTCCTCTCCATG GTTTCAAGATTGCGCAATTCAATGTATGCTTGAATGAGGAGAAAGAGACCATAAACATTGAAGGCCAACGTCCTGTGGATGGAACCAGATGGATTCGTTTCCGCCAAGAATTCAAAGTGCCTTGTGATGTTTATAACACCAAGGATATTCATGCAAGGTTTGGTTATGGCGTTCTTTCCATAAGGctgccaaaaaagaaaccttCAAATGACGCATCTGATTCAGTTGTCAACAAAAGTTTGCTTTCGAGGCTGAAAACTAGTAAAATGGCGATCCTGAGAATTGCAATAGCTGTTGTTGTGGGCGTGGCTGTTGGAGGTTACGTAATCTTCAAATGCTTTCCATCTAAGCACGCTATTGAGAAGCACTAA
- the LOC109950298 gene encoding uncharacterized protein LOC109950298, with protein sequence MDTKSNYYDYFEPFCKWQSGEISNTLRVHLQGFQRDQINVQVKFGKILIEGEREYVLEGTSATRWKRFSKEIPLERREYKLCNMKTKFEAGVLSIILPKKVHKADQLGLSKLVSTLNVTRTTVEVMLAVSMGLAVGAYGTYKLIFPN encoded by the exons ATGGACACCAAATCTAATTATTACGATTATTTTGAACCCTTTTGCAAATGGCAAAGTGGGGAAATCAGCAACACTCTGAGAGTCCATCTCCAAG GCTTCCAACGGGATCAAATAAACGTGCAGGTCAAGTTTGGCAAAATATTGATCGAAGGAGAACGTGAATATGTTTTGGAAGGAACCTCAGCAACAAGATGGAAGCGCTTCAGCAAAGAAATACCACTTGAAAGAAGAGAATACAAGCTGTGcaatatgaaaacaaaatttgaagcaGGTGTTCTTTCTATAATTCTGCCTAAGAAAGTTCATAAAGCAGATCAACTTGGCCTGAGTAAATTAGTCTCAACGTTGAATGTTACGAGGACTACTGTGGAAGTCATGCTAGCAGTTTCCATGGGGTTGGCTGTTGGGGCATATGGaacatacaaattaatattcccaaattaa
- the LOC18771853 gene encoding stellacyanin, protein MAKEFVVGDDSGWKTNFDYEAWAKDKVFRVGDTLVFNYKAPNHNVFKVNGTGFKECIKPTENEAPLSSGNDKIDLNISGNKWYICSVKNHCDLGMKLFITVSDESSAVRGITLSGSYQAFMAVITAIHIIQSVIN, encoded by the exons ATGGCGAAAGAATTCGTCGTCGGAGATGACAGCGGCTGGAAAACTAATTTTGACTACGAAGCTTGGGCCAAAGACAAAGTATTTCGTGTTGGTGATACACTAG TGTTCAATTACAAGGCTCCTAATCACAATGTGTTCAAGGTGAACGGAACTGGGTTCAAGGAATGCATTAAGCCAACAGAAAACGAAGCACCACTTTCCAGTGGAAATGACAAAATAGACCTAAATATCTCTGGAAATAAATGGTACATTTGTTCTGTTAAGAATCATTGTGATTTGGGCATGAAGCTCTTCATTACCGTCTCCGATGAGTCGTCCGCTGTTCGTGGCATCACATTATCTGGTTCATATCAAGCTTTCATGGCCGTCATCACGGCTATCCACATAATACAAtcagtaattaattaa